A part of Aspergillus oryzae RIB40 DNA, chromosome 7 genomic DNA contains:
- a CDS encoding uncharacterized protein (predicted protein) — MHYLQRTIPDLASFRLAYRFIKIWAQRRGIYSSKLGYLGGIHITLLLARICTLSFRQAGTISAADIITTFFKHYAQFNWEKQVVYDPSFYKSPPRYFRPQREPLVILSQHQPKVNVARAASIPSTRTLVQEFQRADKLLSQQDVTWEQLAGSIENSTGADEFLKSYRSYAKVNVQYWGGAATKGRMLVGWLEWRCVSLLVGRLHPLPTFQRHIHRKFPDIHARIWPARFTDMEEVGETTKEYQGCYLIGLTRESTPGATPLSDADRQSAHISLLAVLNSFAEQIREDENYFDSSSSWVDVSLVQPSALSGLRVDISNWGNGAYDEASFDDDEDEIELEDEEDEELVQARLRTMPIRGTKAVAMPEGAKLRSASDVLNRLRWDAEFDIENYIVGYDDRFLGEREMPVGQWKADLTDEAFIPMHRILYFKRKSDGVKVWDRETRTDLLFGSGVSSKVQE, encoded by the exons ATGCATTATCTGCAACGAACAATCCCAGACCTAGCGTCATTCCGTCTTGCTTATCGGTTTATCAAGATCTGGGCCCAGAGACGCGGGATCTACTCGTCCAAGCTGGGCTATCTAGGTGGAATTCACATTACCTTGCTCTTGGCGCGTATTTGTACACTCTCATTCCGCCAGGCCGGCACCATCTCAGCAGCGGACATCATCACCACGTTCTTCAAACACTATGCACAGTTCAACTGGGAAAAACAGGTCGTCTATGATCCCAGCTTTTACAAGTCGCCACCGCGATACTTCCGACCTCAAAGGGAGCCTTTGGTGATCCTTAGCCAGCACCAACCGAAAGTCAACGTTGCGCGTGCGGCCTCCATTCCTTCAACGAGAACACTTGTGCAAGAATTTCAACGGGCAGATAAGCTGCTGTCACAACAGGATGTTACCTGGGAGCAGTTGGCTGGGTCTATTGAAAACTCCACAGGTGCAGACGAGTTCCTCAAATCATATCGAAGCTACGCAAAGGTTAACGTCCAATACTGGGGCGGTGCAGCGACCAAGGGCAGGATGCTTGTCGGGTGGTTGGAGTGGCGATGCGTATCGCTTCTCGTTGGTAGATTACACCCATTACCCACTTTTCAGCGCC ATATCCATCGAAAGTTCCCTGATATCCACGCCCGGATCTGGCCGGCTCGGTTTACAGATATGGAAGAAGTTGGCGAGACTACCAAGGAATATCAAGGTTGCTATTTGATTGGTCTGACTAGGGAGAGTACGCCCGGGGCAACGCCATTAAGCGATGCCGACCGACAATCGGCCCATATCTCCCTCTTGGCCGTGCTGAATAGCTTTGCAGAGCAAATCCGTGAAGACGAGAACTACTTCGACAGCTCCTCTAGCTGGGTTGATGTTAGCCTAGTCCAGCCTTCTGCACTCAGCGGTCTTCGGGTCGATATTTCGAACTGGGGAAATGGAGCTTACGATGAAGCGTCAttcgacgatgatgaagatgagattgagcttgaggatgaagaagatgaagaattaGTGCAAGCACGTCTGCGGACCATGCCTATCCGTGGCACAAAGGCCGTCGCGATGCCCGAAGGGGCAAAGCTACGATCCGCTAGTGATGTCCTAAACCGACTTCGCTGGGATGCAGAATTCGATATTGAGAATTACATTGTTGGTTATGATGATCGCTTCCTTGGAGAGAGGGAGATGCCGGTGGGGCAGTGGAAGGCTGATCTGACGGATGAAGCGTTTATCCCCATGCATCGGATTCTGTACTTCAAGAGGAAGAGTGATGGAGTGAAGGTATGGGATCGGGAGACGAGGACAGATTTATTGTTCGGTAGTGGTGTGTCGAGTAAGGTCCAGGAATGA
- a CDS encoding uncharacterized protein (predicted protein), producing MASTEETRAIPLTSYETALCVVPPSHLTGDIDRLRALYDKAHGRWPPHANLIYPFVAPEALPQASKLLQSVLSNRREVDPIRLRLDKSDFFAHKRSNTVYLTDSGSDGLKALAQLQHDITDAFGGQSRSSGRLHLTVGQSEADDLAERQFLLEKVGLIPAVEWEVEELVILIRDRSQGLDTASSPMVVWGAVSLSGTPSPNPKALEYLSPSSLPARSETTFQFSPSQDDSEEGKWNAIPKSPAPTGGKLVDSPVTVASYNVLVESLHPPPTERYPLLLQNLLSDAASANILILQEVADDFLSFLLRDKKIRLRYPFATHGPPDQAEIGPLNSLRNIVVLSRWQFRWEWLPFDKRHKGAVVLQLEHLGTFHDSKFLPLVVTGVHLSCGLIDSSIMAKRSQLQTVLKYLSGIYPNNHWVVAGDFNITTSSYTIDTALKRKSISAQGASVLASLDGMLTDAGLLDCYYASRAASSGLGNPQGRLDLGASYEGEEGATYDPTENEHAARIAGQSFHSRPQRYDRILVRGVEFEVLSYNLFGIPSGDESQLASDHWGVRATVKLNGPRSGGLESEKALITVEKAPLNLGGIDGLKGWLKGYLAFPSNEEITQRQEAFELIKELVNRRDANLPAGTRLDLLFEVVPVGSYGFGVWNSSSDMDILVIGQVSPRTFFALMIAKLRRATDSDVVLLRKVKAASGIMLELEVRGVRVDLQYCAATRVVER from the coding sequence ATGGCGTCTACCGAAGAAACTCGAGCTATACCCTTGACGTCATACGAAACCGCCCTATGTGTGGTTCCTCCGTCGCATTTAACCGGAGATATTGACCGGCTACGAGCATTATATGACAAAGCACATGGAAGATGGCCACCACATGCCAATCTGATTTACCCATTTGTGGCTCCGGAGGCACTACCCCAAGCTTCAAAACTGCTACAATCTGTGCTAAGCAACAGGAGAGAAGTCGACCCTATCCGTCTGCGGTTGGATAAATCAGACTTCTTCGCCCACAAGCGCAGTAACACAGTTTATCTCACTGATAGTGGAAGCGATGGATTAAAAGCCCTAGCACAGCTGCAACACGATATTACAGATGCTTTCGGTGGCCAATCGCGGTCCTCTGGCCGACTGCATCTCACAGTTGGTCAGAGTGAGGCAGATGATCTGGCCGAGAGGCAATTCCTCCTGGAGAAAGTCGGCTTGATTCCCGCTGTTGAgtgggaagtggaagaaCTAGTGATTCTGATCCGTGATCGATCGCAGGGACTGGACACTGCTTCCAGCCCAATGGTAGTTTGGGGGGCTGTTTCACTGTCTGGTACACCGTCGCCTAACCCTAAAGCTCTGGAATATTTATCGCCATCCTCGTTGCCAGCCCGCTCGGAGACGACATTTCAGTTCTCGCCTTCTCAGGATGATagcgaagaaggaaaatggaacGCTATCCCAAAGTCTCCTGCGCCAACAGGAGGCAAGCTGGTAGATTCACCGGTGACTGTTGCGTCGTACAATGTCCTCGTCGAATCTCTTCATCCGCCTCCCACGGAAAGGTATCCCCTACTCCTGCAGAATCTACTCTCCGACGCTGCAAGTGCCAATATTCTCATCCTACAGGAGGTAGCTGAtgacttcttgtccttccttctccgagACAAGAAAATCCGCCTCCGTTACCCATTCGCAACCCATGGACCACCCGATCAAGCTGAAATCGGTCCGCTAAACAGCCTCCGAAACATCGTGGTCCTCAGCCGTTGGCAGTTCCGGTGGGAATGGCTACCGTTTGACAAACGGCATAAAGGCGCGGTCGTACTTCAGCTAGAGCACTTGGGGACCTTCCACGATTCTAAATTCCTCCCTCTTGTTGTGACCGGCGTACACCTTAGTTGTGGTCTCATTGACAGTTCTATTATGGCTAAACGATCCCAACTTCAAACGGTACTCAAGTATCTGTCTGGAATCTACCCCAATAACCACTGGGTTGTTGCGGGAGATTTCAACATTACGACCTCGTCTTACACTATTGATACTGCCTTAAAGCGGAAGTCGATCTCGGCGCAAGGCGCATCGGTGTTGGCATCTCTGGATGGCATGTTGACTGATGCCGGTCTCTTGGATTGTTACTACGCTAGTCGTGCCGCCAGTAGTGGCCTGGGAAATCCTCAGGGTAGGTTAGATCTCGGGGCGTCGTacgaaggagaggagggcgcAACATATGACCCGACAGAAAACGAACACGCTGCACGGATCGCAGGACAAAGCTTTCATAGTCGTCCTCAACGATACGATCGCATCCTAGTGCGTGGGGTGGAATTCGAAGTTCTTTCATATAACCTATTCGGAATTCCCAGTGGAGATGAGAGCCAGCTCGCAAGTGATCATTGGGGAGTGAGAGCGACAGTCAAGTTGAATGGTCCAAGGTCTGGAGGCCTGGAAAGCGAAAAAGCCCTAATCACCGTTGAAAAGGCGCCGTTGAATCTTGGAGGTATCGATGGCTTGAAGGGATGGCTGAAGGGTTATCTAGCCTTTCCGTCCAATGAAGAAATCACACAGCGGCAAGAGGCTTTCGAGTTGATCAAAGAGCTCGTCAACCGACGTGATGCTAATCTGCCAGCCGGTACTAGGTTAGATTTGTTGTTTGAAGTCGTACCTGTTGGCTCATATGGCTTCGGTGTGTGGAACAGCTCGTCCGATATGGATATTCTGGTTATCGGACAAGTCAGCCCACGAACATTCTTCGCCCTTATGATTGCGAAGCTACGGCGAGCAACGGACAGCGATGTTGTGCTTCTCCGCAAGGTGAAGGCAGCATCCGGAATAATGCTGGAGTTGGAGGTTCGTGGCGTACGCGTTGATTTACAGTACTGTGCAGCAACCCGTGTCGTTGAAAGGTAA